Proteins from a genomic interval of Polaribacter sp. Q13:
- a CDS encoding GNAT family N-acetyltransferase, which yields MNFRKATKNDISIIVEMMADDILGKKRESFQNPLPNSYLEAFKKIDADENQELIVVENNNLEVIGTLQITYIQYLSYCGGTRAQIENVFIRSDQRGLGIGKKVFEWAINRAKEKKVHVVQLTSDKKRPRAIKFYEDLGFKATHEGMKMHF from the coding sequence ATGAACTTTAGAAAAGCAACCAAAAACGACATTTCAATCATCGTTGAAATGATGGCTGATGATATATTAGGAAAAAAAAGAGAAAGCTTTCAGAATCCTTTACCTAACTCCTATTTAGAAGCATTTAAAAAGATAGATGCTGATGAAAATCAAGAACTTATTGTTGTAGAAAATAATAACTTAGAAGTTATCGGAACTTTACAAATTACTTATATTCAATACCTAAGTTATTGTGGCGGAACTAGAGCACAAATAGAAAATGTATTTATTAGAAGTGATCAAAGAGGACTCGGAATTGGAAAAAAAGTCTTTGAATGGGCAATAAACAGAGCCAAAGAAAAAAAGGTACATGTAGTACAATTAACTTCGGATAAAAAAAGACCTAGAGCCATTAAATTTTATGAAGATTTAGGATTTAAAGCGACTCATGAAGGAATGAAAATGCACTTTTAA
- a CDS encoding M48 family metallopeptidase, whose amino-acid sequence MQPTTLFYIIISILIISFIIDKILDYLNEKRFDAEIPEKLKDVYDEDEYKKSQAYKKTSAKFSNITSLFSTLLTLVFFFADGFKYVDDFARTYTDNPILVALIFFGVIMLGSGILTTPLSYYSTFVIEEKFGFNKSTKKTFWLDKLKGALMSVLLGGGILALIIWFYQLTGENFWIYAWALVAVFSLFMNMFYAKLIVPLFNKQSPLENGELKTAIEKYAKSVGFTINNIFVIDGSKRSTKANAYFSGFGSQKRITLYDTLINDLNTDEIVAVLAHEVGHYKRKHIIFNLISSILLTGFTLFILSLFINTPLLSEALGVSIPSFHIGLIAFGILYSPISEITGLFMNYMSRKFEYQADNFAKETFEGNALITSLKKLSKNSLSNLTPHPAYVFAHYSHPTLLERITNLEN is encoded by the coding sequence ATGCAACCAACCACCTTATTTTACATCATTATCTCCATATTAATTATCAGTTTTATTATTGATAAAATATTAGACTACTTAAATGAGAAACGTTTTGATGCTGAAATTCCGGAGAAACTAAAAGATGTTTATGATGAAGATGAATACAAAAAATCGCAAGCTTATAAAAAGACAAGTGCTAAATTTTCGAACATCACTTCATTGTTTTCTACATTATTAACCTTAGTATTCTTTTTTGCAGACGGATTTAAATATGTAGATGATTTTGCAAGAACTTATACAGATAACCCAATTTTAGTAGCTTTAATTTTCTTTGGAGTTATTATGTTGGGATCAGGAATATTGACCACACCTCTCTCCTATTATAGTACTTTTGTTATCGAAGAAAAGTTTGGTTTTAACAAATCGACAAAGAAAACTTTCTGGTTAGATAAACTAAAAGGTGCACTCATGAGTGTTTTATTAGGTGGTGGAATTTTAGCTTTAATTATTTGGTTTTATCAATTAACCGGAGAAAACTTCTGGATTTATGCTTGGGCTTTAGTGGCTGTTTTCTCTTTGTTTATGAACATGTTTTACGCAAAATTAATTGTTCCTTTATTCAACAAACAAAGTCCGTTAGAAAATGGAGAATTAAAAACGGCTATAGAAAAATATGCTAAAAGTGTTGGTTTTACGATCAATAATATTTTTGTGATCGATGGTTCTAAACGTTCTACAAAAGCAAATGCCTATTTTTCTGGTTTTGGTTCTCAAAAAAGAATTACATTATACGATACGTTAATTAACGATTTAAATACAGATGAAATTGTTGCTGTTTTAGCACATGAAGTAGGCCATTATAAAAGAAAACATATTATTTTTAATTTAATTTCATCGATTTTATTAACCGGATTTACTTTGTTTATTTTATCACTTTTTATTAATACACCTCTTTTATCAGAAGCATTAGGCGTTTCCATACCCAGTTTTCATATTGGTTTAATTGCATTCGGAATTTTATATTCGCCCATATCTGAAATAACAGGACTGTTCATGAATTATATGTCTCGAAAATTTGAATATCAGGCAGATAATTTTGCCAAAGAAACTTTTGAAGGAAATGCACTAATTACATCACTTAAAAAATTATCAAAAAATAGTTTGAGTAACTTAACGCCACATCCGGCGTATGTTTTTGCACATTACTCACATCCAACTTTGTTGGAAAGAATTACTAATTTAGAAAACTAA